The genomic interval AGGAAGGTAAGACGCTGGCCGAGGGACGGGGCGAAGCGCTGCGTGCAGTCGAGACGATGGAACTCTCGGCCGAAGAAGCCAAGCGCATCTCGGGCGAGCTACTGCCGCTCGACGGCGCATCAGGGGGCGCCGGAAAGTTGGGCTTCACCTTGCGCGTACCGTGTGGCGTGGTGGTCGCGATCTCGCCGTTCAACTTTCCGCTGAACCTGGTGTGCCACAAAGTCGGACCGGCGCTGGCTGCGGGGAACGCCGTGGTTTGCAAACCGGCCAGCGATACGCCACTGTCGGCGCTCAAGCTGACCGAGATTTTGCTCGAAGCCGGGCTGCCTCCCTCGGGCATCGCCTGCCTCACCGGCGCGGGCGGCGAGATCGGCGGGGCGCTCGCCCGCGATCCGCGCGTGCGCAAGATCAGTTTCACCGGCAGCCGTGACGTGGGCGAGAAGCTGTGCCAAACGGCCGGGCTGAAACGCGTCACAATGGAACTCGGCTCGAATAGCCCGCTGATCGTCATGCACGACGCCGACCTGGCCAAGGTGGCCCGTGCGACCGTAACAACGGGCTACGGCAATGCGGGGCAAGTTTGCATATCGACGCAACGCGTGATTGTGATGGACAAAGTATACGACCAATTTCTCGACGTGCTGCAGCCGCAGGTGGCGGCATTGCGCATCGGTGATCAGCTCGATCCGCAAACGCAAATGGGCCCGATGATCCGCGAATCCGATGCCCAGCGCGTCGAGCAATGGATCGTTGACGCGGCTGCCGGCGGCGCGCGCGTTCTGGCCGGCGGCAAGCGCCAAGGCTCGTTGGTCGAGCCGACGCTCGTGGCCGATGTTCGCCCTGACATGCGTATCAGTTGCGACGAATTATTCGGACCAGCTGTGGCCGTGACGCGCGCCGCGAACATCGATGAAGCAATCCGTCTGGCCAACGACACCAACTACGGGCTCAGCGCTGGCATCTTTACGCAGAACATCGATTGGGCGATTCGTTTTGCCCGCGAGGTCGAGTCGGGCAATCTGCACATCAATTGGGGGCCAGGCTGGCGCGCGGACCTGATGCCCTACGGCGGGCTGAAAGAAAGCGGCATGGGCAAGGAAGGTCCGAAGTACGCGATCGCCGAGATGACCGAGTTGAAAACAGTCGTGATCCACAGCAGCTAGTGGTCCGCCGCGGAATCACGGTGCGAGAACGTCTCCGTCGATCTTCAACACGGTCGCCTCGAGACTCCAGCCGTCGAACCCCGCCGTCAGTTTCTCACCACTCTTCACGCGCTGGATGATACGTCCTTCGTTGGCCGTGATTTTTATGGACGTGGGATCCTCTTGTGGGACGCTGCTATTTCCCGACCAGCGGGCAGCAAGATCCAGCAAGACTTCTTCGCCTCCCAAGTCGACCACGGTTGCTGTGAACGAAGTGCCGGCCGTGAACTCGCGAACAACCGGCGTCGTGGTGCCTGACTCCGAGATCTCGGCCACCATACGGCGCTCGACCGACGTGTCCGAAACCGTCACGCGCTCGCCATCGCGGATCTTGAATCGCGGGCAGGGAATCTCGGTGATGACCGTCACTCCGGCCTGTCGGTCGCCGGGCTGAGACGGCGGGTCGCAACGTACCAGGCAATCAATAAAACATTCGTGGTCGCCGGGCGAGCGCAGCGTCGCGACGTCCGGCACGCGCGTAATCTGGACCGAATCCGGCAGTTGGGCCGGAATTTTCGGGACCGCGGCGACTTGCCGGGACTCCCCCTCCCCCGACGCCCAGGCAATAACCGCCACCAGACTGAGCACCCCCACGCCGGCAATCGCAATAATAGTTCGCATGCTTAACGTCCTGCGACTGGTGTCGAATTCCTGTCTCCCGGCCGGCGGCGATTGTAGAAGGCCCGGAAAACCCGGAGCAATACCAGCCCAGAACGACTGCATAGTTGAGAATCCGCGGCTCGCCTTCTGTAGCTGGCCTCTCCGAGGCCGAGGCTTTGTGGTTGTTCCGGGGTCGCAGACCCCCGGCTACAGTCCTGAACACCAGCCTCGGCATCTTGAACACGGTATCCTGGGCCAGCTATAGTCGAGGTTTCGGCAGGTGCCGTTCGGGCTCCACAGAGGCGCCGCGGCATCTCTAAAGCTGACGTGTACGAACTTTACGCTTAGTCAGTTCGTATCAGCTTGCAGTGCGGTACCGCTCGGGGGGGCATACTGCGCCTGCATCAGGCTCTGGGACGGGCCTGGTCCTGACCGCATTTCGTAAAACTGAGGGTCCTCATGCCTACGTTGACTCCGGCCCCAGGGGCACGCTCCCACCAGCCCTCGGCCGATCAGATTGTCGTCGAGACGCGCAATCTTTCGAAAATCTATCGCGACTTTTGGGGCCGCCAGAAAGTGCGGGCCCTCAAGGCGCTCGACCTGGAAGTACGTCGCGGCGAGATCTTCGGACTGCTGGGGCCCAACGGCTCGGGCAAGACGACCACGATCAAGCTGCTGCTGGGGCTGCTCTTTCCCACCAGCGGCGAAGCGTTGGTGTTCGGCAAGCCGGCGACCGACGTCACGAAGAACGAGCGGATTGGTTACCTGCCCGAGGAATCGTACCTGTACCGGTTCCTGAATGCCGAAGAGACGCTCGACTTCTACGGCCGGTTGTTCAACATGCCGTCGTCGGTGCGTAAGCAGCGCACGCAAGAATTGATCGACATGGTCGGCCTGCGTTGGGCGAAACGCCGCCAGTTGCGCGAATATTCAAAAGGTATGACGCGCCGCATCGGCCTGGCCCAAGCCTTGATCAACGACCCCGAGCTGATCGTGCTGGACGAGCCGACCTCGGGCCTGGATCCGATCGGCACCCGCGAAATCAAAGACCTGATCCTGAAATTGCGCGACCAGGGGAAGACGGTGCTGCTGTGCAGCCACTTGCTGCCTGACGTGCAGGACGTTTGCGATCGCATCGCCATCCTTTATCAGGGCGAATTGAAGGAGTTGGGACGCGTCGACACCCTGCTCAAGATGCGCGACGTCACCGAGATCCGCACGACGGCGCTCGACGATGCGGCCAAGGCCGAGATCGAAGCGGTGGTCCGGCGTCACCAGGGAAGCGTGCTGAAGATCGACAATCCGACCACGACCCTCGAAGAATTATTCCTGGGAATCGTGCGCGACAGCGAGGCACATCCCGGCCGCCGGCCCAACGAAAAGTCGTAGTCCGCGGCGCGTACACGTTTTGATTTTGAGTTCGTAGCCTGATTACCGCAGAGTACCGCTTCTTTTCATGCGTAGTGATTCATCCTGCGGCGATCGATCTCGATCTTGATTTGTTATACATTTTTTTCATCCACCTAGTCCCTTTCGAACGCGTTCATGGTCCTCGAGCACCAACCATTACCATTTGATCAGTGGTTGTCCGAAGGGCTGCCACTGTGGCTAGCCACGATAGGCGCCGTGGCACTTGCGGCGCTGTTCTTCGGCTTTCTGTTTTCGGCCGTTCTCAACGGTCCGGGCCGCGCCGGAGACATGATCTACCGGCTGCTCTCGGGCGCCGTCGTGGACCTGGTGCGGATCTCGCCGCGCCGTGTGATGGCGCTCGCGCGACTGGCGGTTCAAGAGTCGTTGCGGCGCCGCGTGTTGGCGGGCCTGGGAGTGTTCGTCGTTATCCTGGCCTTCGCCATTTGGTTTCTCGACGCGCGCACGCCCGACCCTGCCAAGCTGTACCTCAGCTTCGTGCTCACGGCCACGACCTGGCTGGTCATGGTCATGATGGTCTTCCTGAGCGCGTTCAGCTTGCCGAACGATATCAAGAATCACACCATCTATACGATCGTTACCAAGCCCGTTCGTCCCAGCGAGATTGTGCTGGGGCGCATTGTCGGATTCACGATGGTGGGTACGGCGCTGTTGGCCATCATGGGGCTGTTCAGCTATGTGTTCGTCGTGCGAGCCCTGAACCACACACACGAGGTGGCGATGCGCGATCTGACGTCCGGGCAGGGCGAACATTCAGGCCGCACCGGAACGACACGGAACCACTTCCACGGCGTCACCGTCGACGCCGAAGGAAACGGTTCGACCGATACCGCCCAGGGGCATTGGCACGATGTCACGGCATCGGGCTCTGGCGATAATCAGCGGTTGACCATCGGCTCCCCGCAAGGTCAGTTCCACGCCCGCGAACCAATTTATGGCAAGCTCCTCTTCCTCGACCGCACCGGACAGCCCACGGACAAAGGCATCAACGTCGGTAACGAGTGGACCTATCGCAGCTACATCGAAGGAGCCAGCCGATCGGTCGCCCGTTGGCGCTTCAACGGTCTGAAGCGCGAGGACTTCCCCGATGGACTGCGTTTGAACATGACCATCAGCGTCTTCCGCACGCACAAGGGGAACATCGAACAAACCGTCGTCGGTAGCTACACCCTGCGCAATCCCCGCACGGGCGTTGCGTCGCCGGGGCAGAATTTCTTTGCCAAGGAATTCAGCATCGACGACCGGGTCGTCCCCGAAAAATTCAAAGACCCGACGGGCAAGGAAAAGACGCTCGACTGGTATGACGACTTGGTCGACAACGGCGAGCTCGAGATCGAGCTGGCCTGCCTTCAGGGCGGGCAATACTTCGGCATGGCGCAGCCAGACTTGTACCTGTTGCCGCGCGAAAGTTCCTTCGAGGCCAACTTTCTGAAGGGCTATATCGGCATCTGGCTGCAAATGCTGCTGGTCATCGCGTTCGGCGTCATGTGGAGCACGTTCCTGAACGGGGCCGTGGCCATGCTGGCGACGCTGATGACCTTGATCGCCGGTCAATTCGCCCCCTGGGTCCAGGAACTGGCGTCGGGCCAGGTCGTCGGCGGCAATACCTTCGAAGCCGCCTTCCGCATCGCGACACAGACCAGCCTGGGCGTGGCACTGGACGAAAACCTGACGACCAAGGTCGTGCAAGGACTGGACGCCGTCACGTTGTGGCCGCTGAAAATCATTGCCAGCCTGCTGCCGAACTTCGGCCAGTTCGATGATTCGAGCTACGTCGCCGAAGGCTTTAACATTCCCACGTATGTCCTCACCGAACATTCGTTGACGGTGTTGGGCTTCGTCATTCCATTGTTCATCTTCGGCTTTCTGTGCCTCAAGATGCGCGAGGTCGCCAAATGAACCAGCGCCCCTTCATTCGCAAAATCATTTACCTGGGTCTGCTTGTCGCCCTGCTGGTGCCGCTATCGCTGTTGAGTATGCCGGCCCGCCAGGCAACACCCACCGAACCCGGCAGCGCCGGCGGACTGCTGTCGCGGCTGCGTGAAACCCACAAGCTGGGGCAGGCCAACCTCGGCCAGGTCGATCCGACCAGCGAAACGATCAAGCTGGCCACGCTGGGCATGCGCAACATTGCCGCCACGATTCTGTGGAAGAAGGCCAACGACTACAAAATGCGCGAGGATTGGACCGCCTTCTCGGCCACGGCCGAGCAAATCATCAAGGTCCAGCCCAACTTTCCCACCGTCTGGACCTATCAAGGCTGGAACCTGTCGTACAACATCTCGGCCGAGTTCGACGACTATCGCGACCGCTACTTCTGGGTCATTAAAGGCATCCGCTTCCTGCAGGACGGCATTACCTACAACGAAGCATCTCCGCAGTTAATGAAATACCTGGGCTGGGTCGTCTCGCAAAAGATCGGCATTGCCGACGAGAAGCTGCAATACCGCCGCTTATTCCGCGAGGACGACGATTTCAATGGGGCGCGTCCGCTGGAGCAGCGCGACAATTGGCTCGTCGGCCGCGAATATTACCTCGAGGCCGAACGTGTCGCCGAACGCGAAGACATGCTCGACAAGATGAACCCGATCGTGTTCCTGTTCCTCGCTCCGAAGAACCTCATCAACTACGCCGTAGCGATGGAAGAAGAAGGAGTCTTCGAGGAGAAGGCTGCCGTCGCCTGGGCCCGCGCGCATCGATTCTGGCAGGAATTCGGCACCCGCGACATTCGCATGGGGAACGACATCACGATCCGCGTCAACGATCGGGATGCCGTCAAACGGCGCCTTGAAGAGCTTAACGCGTCGCTTGATAAGTTCCCGCCCGAGGGGCGCCGCGACACGATCCTGGCCGAAAAACGGACGAAGCTCACCGACGAAGAGCGCAAGGCCGATGCCACGCCTCCGGCCGACCGCACCGAGGACCAATACCAGTTGGCCTCGAGAGCCACAGAGAAATTGAACATCATGCCGGGCGAATTGGCCGAACGCGTCGAGTCCGGGCAGCGCGCGGAAGCCCAAAAAATCGCCGCCCAAATTGGCGAAACCGACATGCTGCTACAGAACATCGAGCGCGGGCGGGAAGTCACCAACTATCCCTACTGGCTAGCGCGCTGCGAAATCGAACGAGAACCCACCACGCTCGAGGCGCGCCGTCTCATCCACCAGGCCGATCGTGCCTTCCGCGTCGATCAAGACCTGTTGGCGGCCAAGAAGCTGTACAGCGACGGCTTCGCCAAATGGAATGAAGCGCTTAAGCAGTTTCCCAACATGCGCACGGACGACCTGTTCGGCGAGGATATGATGATCTTCATCAATCGCTACCGTACGCTGCTCAAACGACTCGACGAGCAGTTCCCCGAGAACTTCCCGTTGCAAGACATTCTCGACGCCCATCGCGAGATTTAACCGCTTGCGCTCTAGCACTATCCCCAGAGCGCAAGCGATCAATCCGTTTCACCTGACACGATGCCTGACGACTTAACGCGTCGTCAGCCACGTCACCATGTTCTTCGTGACCAGTTCGGCCGCGTCCTGCTGCACGAAGTGGCTCGCGCCGGGGATCGTGATCAGCGTCAGGTCGCCATCGACCCAATTCCACGTCCCGTCGAGCGCGCCGGACAACAGCGCCGTATCCTTCAGCCCGTGGAACATCAGCACCGGGCATTCGATCGGCGGAAACTTCTGGTTCTCGTCGTAGGTGTACGGCTCGCGCGGATAGTTCGCCTTGTAGTAGTTCAGCATTCCCTCCATGCTCGAACGCTTGAACGCCTCGACGTACTTCTCCTTGGCCGCGGGATCCTTGACCCAAAAGGCGAGCATCTCAGGCTTCACCTTCGAAGCGGCGTCCGGCTGCTGAAAGTTTCGCGCGTACTGGCTGGCCTTCTGCTGCGCCGGATTGTTCGCCAGCTCGCGCGACAAGCCCTTCGGATGCGGCAAGTTCAGGATCACCAGCTTGTCGGTCGTCTCGGGATGCGACATGGCGTAGCTCCACGCCACCATGCCTCCCCAGTCGTGTCCGACGATGATCGCCTTGTCGGCCTTGAAGTGCTTGACCACGGCGTCGATGTCGCCGACGAGCTTGTCCAGCTTGTAATTCTCAACACCCTCAGGCTGGTCGCTCTTGTTGAAGCCGCGCATGTCGATCGCCACGACCTGAAAGTGCTTGGCCAGCTCGGGCATTTGCTCGCGCCACGTGTACCAGAAGTCCGGGAAGCCGTGGATCAAAACCACGAGCGGTCCCTTACCCATCGTGACGTAGTGAATCTTCACGCCGCCGGAGTCGACAAAGCCGTCTTCGCCACCGAGTTCTTCGGCCGAGGCCGGCTGCCAGGCCAGCCCCATCACAGCAGGCACAATCGCGGACAGAAGCAGCATCTTCAAGGTCATGATGAGTCTCCTCGAAGCCGGTATCGTCAGGCGCCAGAATGACGGACGCACGAAAGCCCCGGCCGACCAGTGGCGAAAAGAAACGCGAAAGGATGCGAGCCGGCAGCATAGTTGGGCGAAATACAGGCGTCAAATCGGGCGGTTCATGGGCGGTGGCTCGTCCCGCGAGTCAAGATTTCTCGCGTAGCCATCTGGCGGCTGTTAAAATCCGTGCATGTCGCAACACAGTGGGCTCGGGCCAGAAACACGTCGAATTTCGGCCACCATGGTCGTCCTCGGCGGCCTCGGATTCATATGGCCGGGATTCATCCCGGATCCGCTACGCGGCCTGGCAT from Pirellulales bacterium carries:
- a CDS encoding aldehyde dehydrogenase family protein — its product is MKMFLAGRWLDKAQQSQVKNPFDGSVIDTVPKADAADVEAALAGAVNGAADMRGTTGYQRYEILHRASEIMRTRADELGRLISQEEGKTLAEGRGEALRAVETMELSAEEAKRISGELLPLDGASGGAGKLGFTLRVPCGVVVAISPFNFPLNLVCHKVGPALAAGNAVVCKPASDTPLSALKLTEILLEAGLPPSGIACLTGAGGEIGGALARDPRVRKISFTGSRDVGEKLCQTAGLKRVTMELGSNSPLIVMHDADLAKVARATVTTGYGNAGQVCISTQRVIVMDKVYDQFLDVLQPQVAALRIGDQLDPQTQMGPMIRESDAQRVEQWIVDAAAGGARVLAGGKRQGSLVEPTLVADVRPDMRISCDELFGPAVAVTRAANIDEAIRLANDTNYGLSAGIFTQNIDWAIRFAREVESGNLHINWGPGWRADLMPYGGLKESGMGKEGPKYAIAEMTELKTVVIHSS
- a CDS encoding ABC transporter ATP-binding protein; translation: MPTLTPAPGARSHQPSADQIVVETRNLSKIYRDFWGRQKVRALKALDLEVRRGEIFGLLGPNGSGKTTTIKLLLGLLFPTSGEALVFGKPATDVTKNERIGYLPEESYLYRFLNAEETLDFYGRLFNMPSSVRKQRTQELIDMVGLRWAKRRQLREYSKGMTRRIGLAQALINDPELIVLDEPTSGLDPIGTREIKDLILKLRDQGKTVLLCSHLLPDVQDVCDRIAILYQGELKELGRVDTLLKMRDVTEIRTTALDDAAKAEIEAVVRRHQGSVLKIDNPTTTLEELFLGIVRDSEAHPGRRPNEKS
- a CDS encoding ABC transporter permease — protein: MVLEHQPLPFDQWLSEGLPLWLATIGAVALAALFFGFLFSAVLNGPGRAGDMIYRLLSGAVVDLVRISPRRVMALARLAVQESLRRRVLAGLGVFVVILAFAIWFLDARTPDPAKLYLSFVLTATTWLVMVMMVFLSAFSLPNDIKNHTIYTIVTKPVRPSEIVLGRIVGFTMVGTALLAIMGLFSYVFVVRALNHTHEVAMRDLTSGQGEHSGRTGTTRNHFHGVTVDAEGNGSTDTAQGHWHDVTASGSGDNQRLTIGSPQGQFHAREPIYGKLLFLDRTGQPTDKGINVGNEWTYRSYIEGASRSVARWRFNGLKREDFPDGLRLNMTISVFRTHKGNIEQTVVGSYTLRNPRTGVASPGQNFFAKEFSIDDRVVPEKFKDPTGKEKTLDWYDDLVDNGELEIELACLQGGQYFGMAQPDLYLLPRESSFEANFLKGYIGIWLQMLLVIAFGVMWSTFLNGAVAMLATLMTLIAGQFAPWVQELASGQVVGGNTFEAAFRIATQTSLGVALDENLTTKVVQGLDAVTLWPLKIIASLLPNFGQFDDSSYVAEGFNIPTYVLTEHSLTVLGFVIPLFIFGFLCLKMREVAK
- a CDS encoding alpha/beta hydrolase, with the protein product MTLKMLLLSAIVPAVMGLAWQPASAEELGGEDGFVDSGGVKIHYVTMGKGPLVVLIHGFPDFWYTWREQMPELAKHFQVVAIDMRGFNKSDQPEGVENYKLDKLVGDIDAVVKHFKADKAIIVGHDWGGMVAWSYAMSHPETTDKLVILNLPHPKGLSRELANNPAQQKASQYARNFQQPDAASKVKPEMLAFWVKDPAAKEKYVEAFKRSSMEGMLNYYKANYPREPYTYDENQKFPPIECPVLMFHGLKDTALLSGALDGTWNWVDGDLTLITIPGASHFVQQDAAELVTKNMVTWLTTR